In Halobaculum magnesiiphilum, the following proteins share a genomic window:
- a CDS encoding tubulin/FtsZ family protein, translating into MKIGLVAVGQAGGKIADALLRYERSAGVEIVADAVAVNTARADLLGLQEIDPERRVLIGGDRVKGHGSGADNELGAELAREDIGEVRDAVDAIPTSDVDAFLVVAALGGGTGSGGVPVICRELRRIYEEPVYALGVLPAREEGGIYTLNAARSLKTVVEHADATLLFDNDAHRETGESLAGGYGRVNEEIARRLGVLLSAGEARDPTPEKVVDASEIINTLGRSGGVASLGYASAPLERKRGLFGGRKRIEEDALESTTRVTATVRRAALGGLTLPCELPDVERALVVVSGPPETLSRAGVEDARRWLEEATGTPEVRGGDYPLRDTDHLAAAVLLGGVTEAPRLAELRAGAVEAQRNVAAIAERAELSGGIWEAEGLDPLF; encoded by the coding sequence ATGAAGATCGGACTCGTCGCCGTCGGACAGGCGGGCGGCAAGATCGCCGACGCGCTGCTGCGATACGAGCGAAGCGCCGGCGTCGAGATCGTCGCCGACGCGGTCGCGGTCAACACCGCCCGCGCGGACCTGCTCGGGCTGCAGGAGATCGACCCCGAGCGACGCGTGCTCATCGGCGGCGACCGGGTGAAGGGCCACGGCTCCGGCGCGGACAACGAACTCGGCGCCGAGCTCGCCCGCGAGGACATCGGGGAGGTGCGCGACGCGGTCGACGCGATCCCGACGAGCGACGTGGACGCGTTCCTCGTGGTCGCGGCGCTGGGCGGGGGTACCGGCTCCGGCGGCGTGCCTGTGATCTGCCGGGAACTGCGCCGGATCTACGAGGAGCCCGTCTACGCCCTCGGCGTGCTGCCCGCCCGCGAGGAGGGCGGCATCTACACGCTCAACGCCGCGCGGTCGCTCAAGACCGTCGTCGAGCACGCCGACGCGACGCTGCTGTTCGACAACGACGCCCACCGCGAGACGGGCGAGAGCCTCGCGGGCGGCTACGGCCGCGTGAACGAGGAGATCGCCCGACGGCTCGGCGTCCTGCTGTCGGCGGGGGAGGCACGCGACCCGACCCCCGAGAAGGTGGTCGACGCCAGCGAGATCATCAACACGCTCGGGCGCTCGGGCGGGGTGGCGTCGCTCGGTTACGCCTCGGCGCCGCTGGAACGCAAGCGCGGGCTGTTCGGGGGCCGCAAGCGGATCGAGGAGGACGCGCTGGAGTCGACGACGCGCGTGACCGCGACGGTCCGGCGTGCAGCGCTGGGCGGGCTGACGCTCCCGTGTGAGCTACCGGACGTGGAGCGGGCGCTGGTCGTCGTCAGCGGGCCCCCGGAGACGCTCTCGCGGGCGGGCGTCGAGGACGCGCGCCGGTGGCTGGAGGAGGCGACCGGCACCCCGGAGGTGCGCGGCGGCGACTACCCCCTGCGCGACACCGACCACCTCGCGGCCGCAGTGCTGTTGGGCGGTGTGACCGAGGCGCCGCGGCTGGCGGAGCTGCGCGCGGGCGCCGTCGAGGCCCAGCGCAACGTCGCCGCGATCGCCGAGCGTGCCGAACTGTCCGGCGGGATCTGGGAGGCCGAGGGGCTCGACCCGCTGTTCTGA
- a CDS encoding transcription antitermination protein, whose product MDADAFSAEFRDDNETPLSRLGSSKSLYALTGGEMDAAAVRTAVAAEFALAGRTFESWSADEANGDAAALFGDAAEDAREHRDVAAPDFDPETDDPHEYPEYDVLADLTGTVERVGGLYGRLVVAHTRAEQTVGFFVGDADPASSNDFRGIRDDLAERLDDALDALAEVCDGDEDWSAAREAADRIVEVAYDDYVTTLESMGVKPKNVC is encoded by the coding sequence ATGGACGCAGACGCCTTCTCAGCGGAGTTCCGAGACGACAACGAGACGCCGCTCTCGCGGCTCGGGTCCTCGAAGTCGCTGTACGCGCTAACCGGCGGCGAGATGGACGCCGCCGCCGTGCGCACCGCCGTCGCCGCCGAGTTCGCCCTCGCCGGGCGGACCTTCGAGTCGTGGAGCGCCGACGAGGCCAACGGCGACGCCGCGGCGCTGTTCGGCGACGCCGCCGAGGACGCGCGCGAGCACCGAGACGTGGCTGCCCCCGACTTCGACCCCGAGACCGACGACCCCCACGAGTACCCCGAGTACGACGTGCTCGCCGACCTGACGGGCACCGTCGAGCGCGTCGGCGGGCTGTACGGCCGGCTCGTGGTCGCCCACACCCGCGCCGAGCAGACGGTCGGCTTCTTCGTCGGCGACGCCGACCCGGCGTCCTCGAACGACTTCCGCGGGATCCGCGACGACCTCGCCGAACGCCTCGACGACGCGCTCGACGCGCTCGCGGAGGTGTGCGACGGCGACGAGGACTGGAGCGCCGCCCGCGAGGCCGCCGACCGGATCGTCGAGGTCGCATACGACGACTACGTGACGACGCTGGAGTCGATGGGCGTCAAGCCGAAGAACGTCTGCTGA